The DNA window GACATGGTAAAGCCAATGCCGGCCAGTGTGCCCAGACCTGGCAGGTGGCGAAAGCGGACTCCCTCCGGCAACTGGACAAGGCCCAGGCGACTGGCCAGCCACGAGGCCGAGACAATACCGATGGGCTTACCAAGGAGCAGCCCAAGGGCAACACCCAGGCTCACAGGGCTGAGGAGCTGATCAAGAGATCCCTCCAGACGGACGCCAGCGTTGACCAGAGCGAAGAGCGGAATGATCACAAAGGAGACCCACCGCTGCAGAAGGTGTTCCATTCGTTGCAGCGGTGCCTGTACATCCTTACAGACCAGTTCAAGTGCATGGATGAGGCTTTGCTGACGCTGATCCAGAAACCACTGTGGTGAGGCTCCAACGACCTCGCGGGACCCCTGGGCAAGCAGCTCCTGGGTTTGAGCCATAAAGGCTGGCAAATCCAGCCGCGCCCGGGCGGGCATAAGGAAGGCCAAGACTACGCCAGCGATACTCGCATGCACTCCCGAGAGAAAGAAGGCCAGCCACAGCACCAGGCCCAGCAGCGCGTATGGCCAGAGTCGACGCCATCCCAGCCGGCCTAAGAGAAACAGCCCACCAGCAACTCCCCCAG is part of the Thermogemmatispora onikobensis genome and encodes:
- a CDS encoding Na+/H+ antiporter NhaA; its protein translation is GGVAGGLFLLGRLGWRRLWPYALLGLVLWLAFFLSGVHASIAGVVLAFLMPARARLDLPAFMAQTQELLAQGSREVVGASPQWFLDQRQQSLIHALELVCKDVQAPLQRMEHLLQRWVSFVIIPLFALVNAGVRLEGSLDQLLSPVSLGVALGLLLGKPIGIVSASWLASRLGLVQLPEGVRFRHLPGLGTLAGIGFTMSLFIANLAFEGTQALALTQAKLAILVSGVMASSLGALMLRLSGTTDLSQTSSPATTEAQATR